In Arthrobacter sp. UKPF54-2, the following are encoded in one genomic region:
- a CDS encoding branched-chain amino acid ABC transporter permease, protein MQAVGAVFAAVAALLLIVAPASQATTPSPTPSPSSTTFQNSISGFLRGDDRAPLAGVTITAKSGDFKGTTKSGANGSWSIGVPTQGTYEVELDVKTLPEGIKLADGQENPRKVTFSQTSNLSVIFAFGKGIVVQQQDFGQNLLNRLVAGLSFGLLLALASVGLSLIFGTTGLTNFAHGEMVTLGAVLVFGFNAMNLPFWLSIILALLGGGLFGYVQDAGLWKPLRRRGTGLVPMMIVSIGLALAVRYVIQFYFGGATQQLPFAQSAEIQIGPVSISPNNLWSLLISVVVIAVLGVVLLKTRLGKATRAVADNPALAAASGIDVDSVIRIVWVTGGMLASLGGILWAYYRPGVTFDMGSQILLLIFAGVTLGGLGTVWGALFGSIIVGIFVELTTVFGLAADLKYVGALFIMIVVLLFRPQGILGRRERVG, encoded by the coding sequence ATGCAAGCTGTGGGGGCCGTTTTCGCCGCCGTGGCCGCCCTCCTGCTGATCGTCGCCCCGGCATCGCAGGCCACGACCCCGTCGCCGACACCATCCCCGTCGAGCACCACGTTCCAGAACAGCATCAGCGGCTTCCTGCGCGGCGACGACCGCGCCCCGCTCGCCGGTGTCACCATCACCGCCAAGAGCGGCGACTTCAAGGGCACAACCAAATCGGGTGCCAACGGCTCCTGGAGCATAGGCGTGCCCACCCAGGGAACCTACGAGGTGGAACTGGACGTCAAGACGCTTCCGGAGGGCATCAAGCTCGCCGATGGCCAGGAAAACCCCCGCAAGGTCACCTTCAGCCAGACCTCCAACCTCTCGGTGATCTTCGCCTTCGGCAAGGGCATCGTTGTCCAGCAACAGGACTTCGGCCAGAACCTGCTTAACCGCCTCGTCGCCGGCCTGAGCTTCGGCCTGCTGCTCGCCCTCGCGTCGGTGGGCCTGTCCCTGATCTTCGGCACCACCGGCCTGACCAACTTCGCGCACGGCGAGATGGTCACCCTCGGCGCCGTCCTGGTCTTCGGCTTCAACGCCATGAACCTGCCGTTCTGGCTCTCCATCATCCTGGCGCTCCTCGGCGGCGGCCTCTTCGGCTACGTCCAGGACGCGGGCCTGTGGAAACCGCTTCGGCGCCGCGGCACCGGCCTGGTCCCGATGATGATCGTCAGCATCGGCCTCGCCCTCGCGGTGCGCTACGTGATCCAGTTCTACTTCGGCGGCGCCACCCAGCAGCTGCCCTTCGCCCAGAGCGCGGAAATCCAGATCGGGCCGGTCTCCATCTCGCCCAACAACCTCTGGTCCCTGCTCATCAGCGTGGTGGTCATTGCCGTCCTCGGCGTTGTGCTGCTCAAGACCCGGCTGGGCAAGGCCACCCGCGCGGTGGCCGACAACCCGGCCCTCGCGGCCGCCTCCGGCATCGACGTCGACTCGGTCATCCGGATTGTCTGGGTCACCGGCGGCATGCTCGCCTCCCTCGGCGGCATCCTCTGGGCCTACTACCGGCCCGGCGTCACCTTCGACATGGGCTCGCAGATCCTGCTGCTCATCTTCGCCGGCGTGACCCTCGGCGGCCTCGGCACGGTCTGGGGCGCCCTGTTCGGATCCATCATCGTCGGCATCTTTGTGGAGCTGACCACCGTGTTCGGCCTCGCCGCCGACCTCAAATACGTGGGAGCACTGTTCATCATGATCGTTGTCCTCTTGTTCCGGCCTCAGGGCATCCTGGGCCGCCGCGAGCGCGTGGGTTAG
- a CDS encoding branched-chain amino acid ABC transporter permease, with translation MDFGFILSSAAGELFSPTTAAYALAALGLAVHFGYSGLLNFGQAGFMAVGAYGFAISTLTFHVPFFVGLLIAVVCSAIFALLLGIPTLRLRADYLAIVTIAAAEIVRYIVTTNQLTSVTGSANGLAAFEGDFYAMNPFPAGSYFGMNNRDFFIRIVGWGLVIVCCVLVWLLMRSPWGRVLKGIREDENAVRSLGKNVYSYKMQALVIGGVLGALAGMVFTLPRGAVQPANYGTELTFFLYTCLLLGGLGTVLGPVVGAMIFWVVLSLTQGVLYGLIESGAVTWLNTVQAGQLRYILVGIALMLLMIFRPQGVFGNKKELAFA, from the coding sequence ATGGACTTCGGATTTATTCTTTCCAGCGCTGCCGGTGAACTGTTCAGCCCGACGACGGCGGCGTACGCGCTTGCCGCCCTCGGCCTGGCGGTCCACTTCGGCTACTCGGGCCTGCTGAACTTCGGCCAGGCCGGCTTTATGGCGGTGGGGGCGTACGGCTTCGCCATCTCCACCCTGACCTTCCACGTGCCGTTCTTCGTGGGACTGCTGATCGCCGTCGTCTGCTCGGCGATCTTCGCCCTGCTGCTCGGCATCCCCACCCTGCGGCTGAGGGCGGACTACCTGGCCATCGTGACGATCGCGGCCGCGGAAATCGTCCGCTATATCGTCACCACCAACCAGCTCACCTCGGTGACCGGTTCGGCCAACGGCCTGGCCGCCTTCGAGGGCGACTTCTACGCCATGAACCCGTTCCCCGCGGGGTCCTACTTCGGCATGAACAACCGCGACTTCTTCATCCGGATCGTCGGCTGGGGCCTGGTGATCGTCTGCTGCGTGCTGGTCTGGCTGCTGATGCGCAGCCCGTGGGGCCGTGTCCTCAAGGGCATCCGCGAGGACGAGAACGCGGTCCGCTCCCTCGGCAAGAACGTCTACTCGTACAAGATGCAGGCCCTCGTGATCGGCGGCGTGCTCGGTGCCCTCGCGGGCATGGTGTTCACGCTCCCCCGCGGCGCGGTGCAGCCGGCCAACTACGGGACGGAGCTGACGTTCTTCCTGTACACGTGCCTGCTGCTCGGCGGACTCGGCACGGTGCTGGGGCCGGTGGTGGGCGCGATGATCTTCTGGGTGGTGCTGTCCCTGACCCAGGGCGTGCTGTACGGCCTGATCGAATCGGGCGCCGTCACGTGGCTCAACACGGTCCAGGCCGGCCAGCTGCGCTACATCCTGGTCGGCATCGCACTGATGCTGCTGATGATCTTCAGGCCCCAGGGCGTCTTCGGCAACAAGAAGGAGCTGGCGTTCGCATGA